Within the Rhizobium favelukesii genome, the region GGACCTCGTTGGTGCCGAGCGGCGTAACCTCGCGCATCTCGAGCACACGCAGCATCTGCACCTGCGTTGCCGGCGGCATGCTCTCGATCTCGTCGAGAAAGAGCGTTCCGCCGCTCGCATGTTCAATACGGCCGATGCGTTTCTTCTGCGCGCCGGTGAAAGCGCCCGGCTCGTGTCCGAACAGCTCGCTTTCAACCACGCTTTCCGGCAGCGCCCCGCAGTTGAGCGCGACGAAATTACCGGATGCGCGCCTGCTCCAGCGGTGGAGCAGGCTTGCCACCACCTCCTTGCCACTGCCGGTTTCTCCCATCAGGAGAACGTCGACATCGGTATCGGCAATCTGCCGCAAGGTGTGGCGCAGCCGTTCCATCGCCGGTGTCTGGCCGATCAGCGGCAGGTCGTCACGCGCCTGTTCGGTCGCTTTCCGCAAAGATCTGTTCTCCATGACCAGACGGCGCTTTTCAGCAGCGCGCCGAACGCTTTGGATAAGCCGGTCTGTCGCGAAGGGTTTCGTGATGAAGTCGTAGACGCCATCTTGCATGGCTTTCACCGCCATCGGAATGTCGCCGTGGCCGGTGACCAGGATGACCGGCAGGTCCTCGTCGTGCTGTCGCACGCGGTTGAAGAGTTGCAAGCCATCGATTTGCGGCATCCGGATATCGGAAACGAGAACGCCTGCGAAGTCCGGGTTCAATGCCGCCAGCGCTTCGCCAGCGTCGGAAAAGGCGGAAACGGAAAAGCCGGCGAGTTCAAGCGTCTGCTTGGTTGCCCGCAACAGGTCCCTGTCGTCATCGACGAGGAAGATCGGCGTTACATCGGTCATTCCATGGCCTTCCGCAAATGCACCGTGAAGCAGGTCCCGTTTTCATCGCTCGTCACGTCGATGCGGCCGCCGTAGTCGGCCACGATGTCCTTGGAAATGACGAGGCCGAGACCCAGGCCTCGTTCCTTGGATGTGTTGAATGGCGTGAAAAGCGACTTCAGGATGGCAGATGAAATGCCCGGGCCGTTGTCGGCAACGTCAATTGCAACCTCATCATGCGTCTCGGTCACAGAGACGTCGACCTTCGCGTCGGTGCGCCCATCAAGGGCTTCCAAGGCGTTCTGGAAGAGGTTGATCAGAATCTGCTCAAGCCGGATCCGGTTGCCGAGCACACATAACCCTGCGGGCGGCGGCCGAATATCGAGCGCTTCCAGCTGGCCGGCAAATCGGCTTTTCAGCAGGACGACAGCCCCATCAATGACGCTACGCAATTCCACGGGCTCCGGCGCCACTCGGCCCTTGCGCGCGAATGCCTTCAATTCTTCGGTAATCGCGCCGATCCTTTCGGTGAGGCCGGCGATCGCCTCGAGGTTTTCGTCGACCGGATTGGTTTGCTTGCGCTCCAGAAAGACGCGGGCATTGTCTGCGTAGGCACGTATGGTCGCGACCGGCTGATTGATCTCATGAGCAACGCCTGCGGCCACTTGGCCGAGGATTGCGAGCCGGTTTGCCTGCACTAGCTCCTGCTGGACGATCTGCAACCTTGCTTCCGTTTCCCGATGGTCGGAGATCTCGGCTTGCAGACTGTCGCGTGCCCGGCTGAGATCGTCTGTTCGCTCAACCACCCGCCGCTCCAGTTCTTCGCGCATGGCCTGTTCTTCCGCGATCTTTGTCGCAGCCGCCTGGCGTCTCCACAGAATTAGCGCTGCGATGGCGAGAAGGGGCAGAAGGACGGCCAGGGACATCAGCCGAATTTCACGAACCGAGGCCGCGACCGGCGCGTCGGTGGGCACAAGGTATTCGAGATGCCATGGGGTGGTGGGGACTGGTGTCGCGAGGCGCAGATACTGACCCTCGCCACCACCGGGAAGAACGGCGAAAACAAGCGATGCTTCGGCGTCGATGGGCTGTGGGCGCATGATCGGCAATGTCGCCAGCGGCGCATCGCCGAACTGCAGGCTGTCGCGTATGGCAGCAAGGTCGGCCTCCGGCACAGGCCTGTTCATCATAAAGCGCCAGGAGGGAATGCTGGTGATCAGAACGACGCCGCGATCATCCGTGACATAAACCGGGCGATGCGTGTCGCGCCAGTCACTCTCAAGCCGGTCGAACTCAAGCTTCACGACGACCACACCAAGCGGCGCAGCAGCACTGCCCACACGTCGGGAAATGTAGAGGCCAGGGCGCTTGCTGACACTGCCCAGGGCAAAATGCTCGGCGGTTCCTTCTTCCATAGCCTTTCGGAAGTAGTCGCGGAAGGTGTAGTCGTTGCCGACGAAACTGATCGGTTCCCGCCAATTGCTCGAGGATACGGCGATGCCATTGGGGCCGATGACGTAGAGCACAGCGGCCTGTGTTCCCGT harbors:
- a CDS encoding sigma-54-dependent transcriptional regulator — its product is MTDVTPIFLVDDDRDLLRATKQTLELAGFSVSAFSDAGEALAALNPDFAGVLVSDIRMPQIDGLQLFNRVRQHDEDLPVILVTGHGDIPMAVKAMQDGVYDFITKPFATDRLIQSVRRAAEKRRLVMENRSLRKATEQARDDLPLIGQTPAMERLRHTLRQIADTDVDVLLMGETGSGKEVVASLLHRWSRRASGNFVALNCGALPESVVESELFGHEPGAFTGAQKKRIGRIEHASGGTLFLDEIESMPPATQVQMLRVLEMREVTPLGTNEVRPVDLRVVAASKIDLGDPRQRGDFREDLYYRLNVVTISIPTLKERRDDIPLLFGYFAERAARRFKRDVPTIPSSIHTHLREHDWPGNVRELSHFAERFVLGVGHVSDRIPAAAPGADEALSLPDRLERYEAHIIREALNANDGDVRRTIADLGIPRKTFYDKLQRHGIVRSDFASASERS
- a CDS encoding sensor histidine kinase is translated as MMLQSSSMSGLGSFDRVRRRARRVWILFASVSAALILAALFGADVYGRRSAIDAIEGQSRTDANLKVALLNAVLERPRALPLLLAEDQQVLDGLSSKGNDAIDILNRKLERLVTGTQAAVLYVIGPNGIAVSSSNWREPISFVGNDYTFRDYFRKAMEEGTAEHFALGSVSKRPGLYISRRVGSAAAPLGVVVVKLEFDRLESDWRDTHRPVYVTDDRGVVLITSIPSWRFMMNRPVPEADLAAIRDSLQFGDAPLATLPIMRPQPIDAEASLVFAVLPGGGEGQYLRLATPVPTTPWHLEYLVPTDAPVAASVREIRLMSLAVLLPLLAIAALILWRRQAAATKIAEEQAMREELERRVVERTDDLSRARDSLQAEISDHRETEARLQIVQQELVQANRLAILGQVAAGVAHEINQPVATIRAYADNARVFLERKQTNPVDENLEAIAGLTERIGAITEELKAFARKGRVAPEPVELRSVIDGAVVLLKSRFAGQLEALDIRPPPAGLCVLGNRIRLEQILINLFQNALEALDGRTDAKVDVSVTETHDEVAIDVADNGPGISSAILKSLFTPFNTSKERGLGLGLVISKDIVADYGGRIDVTSDENGTCFTVHLRKAME